A region of the Nothobranchius furzeri strain GRZ-AD chromosome 13, NfurGRZ-RIMD1, whole genome shotgun sequence genome:
AAAAACGATTCtgcaatttaaaaaatttatGTGAAATTTAAGTAAATGAAAATCAACGTTTTATCTTTTTTTGTATTTTGGGTCATAGTTAATTTCACCCCGCCCCGCTTTTCTGTTCTAGTTTGTTTTGAATCCAAGAACGTCACGTGACAAGCCCCGGTGTTCTGCCAAAAACGTTGTCTTCGATCAGGAGTACGCCCTTTATCTCGTATAAATGAACCAAGCTAACAAGGGCAAAGTAACGTTGGTGAATAAGGCCTCAGAATGTATTATATGGATGAGTTATATATTGGTGAGTTAgtgaccccaccccccccccccccttccccgaaGCTTACATGTCTCGGCAGCTTAGGCTTTCTCCTGTTCTCTCCACATATGTTTCCGTATTTTCGGATGCAGTGGAAGACTTAAAAATCGTATCAAAttccttattttattttacatgcgCTTTTTTACCTCAAAAATACTTTTTTCAGCACAACACCTATACGTTGGTAGCGTAACGCAGACATCAAGTACGTATTCATACGTCTGTCCAACTTCCGTCTTTTAACCCAATCACCATCGTTTATTTTCAAGCGCAAAAATACGTGTAAAATGATTGGTTGATTCAATCTTCaaatctttttttaaatttgCCTTAGCAAAACAGTTTATTACAGCGAAACACGGCGGACGAGGTAGAAAAATTACTTCTTAATTTCGGTGAGTTGCTGCCTACATTAAAAAGGCAACATTTTACCAACCATTCGCCATTTATCTAGTAGCGTGTGCTAAGTACAAATAGCTTCTTTAGTGTCAAACGAAGTTGACTTTTCGTGTGTTCGTGTGATAATGTTAGCTAGTAGCTAGCATAATTGTTGTTCTTTTTACTTGCAGGTTGAAACCCTTGGGTTTGCCGACATGTCCTATTTGGGTATGAAGGCCCTTCTAGACTGGGTGAGTTTGTTAAACGCCGTGCTCCCCAGTTAACTAAAAACAACGGTTTTATTCATTGGTTTAACTTCAAACATGTTTTCTAGGTGAACAGCGTGAAGCTGTCAGAAGAACAACAACAAATCGACAGTTTAAGGGATGGGACGGTCTTGTTGAAACTGGTTTATCGTCTGTAAGTAAGATTGTGTCTGGTTTGTGTGAACAAGAAGGTTTTTTGATAACTGATTTAATATGCTCTCCATGTTGTTTAATAGAAGTGTTACGTTTGTTTTCGTTTGACAGGAAAAAGGAATCAACCTACAACATCAGTGATTCGGTTGAAGAAAGATTTAATATAATCTCTACTTTTTTGGAGCGTaagcttttcttttttctttatcaCAGTGTGTTTAACTCTTGGGATTTTGTTACTTCTCATTCCAATAGCTTAAACTCAATTGATTTGTCTCTTAAAATTATCTAAACAAATAATACGtagattaaaataatgtttttttaattggaCTGCTATAAGATGTAATAAAATGTGGCTATTGTCTGCTCGCTGAAATTTTTATGGTTTGGCATTAGATGTTTGCACTCCTGCACCACATCAGTGGTTTAAGATGGGGTTTTCACCCTTTGATTAGATGTAACaattgtttatttaatttctttCATTAGGAGACTGCAGATTTTGTCCATCCAAAGGAACTACAATTTCCTGGGACAGCATACAAAATGGAAGAAATCTCAATGTGGAAATCTCAAAGGTTTAAGACTAATATTTGAATGGGAATAATAACACAAAAAAACCCATTCTGACAATTGGTTTTAATCATTAGGTGCTGATTTTGCTGCTGTATCACGATATGATGTCTGAACGCCTCACTTTAAACATGCTGGACAGTGAGGTCGAAGTAAGTAAAACATTacaattttaataaaaaatattaaaatgtgtGCGTTAACATTGCTCATTTATTTCCTTTATCTTAGAAACAGCTAGCATTCATCACAGATTCATTTGTGTTGGAGAGTGATGGCATGGTTTATCTCTCTGATCATCTAGACCAGTATTTGGTAAAAAAACGTGAGTCACAAATTTGTCCTTTTTGGTTTTCCTTGTTAAAGATACTTTATACTGTGGGATGTACCGGCATTAACATCTGTACTTGTATGATAAGCTTCAACTGGGACAGCCAATGTTTATTTTCATGTAGTTTAATTTGGGTGTCTGTTTCAGGAGAAAAGGCGGTTTGCTATGGGAAATCATCTCAtaagtgtgtgttcatgtgtcatTACTGGTATCAATAACAGCCCAAATTTTAATATCAGTGCATCCTTAATTATGTTAAAGAACAAGTCGCCCCCCACCATAGTCTTACCTCACCCAtggttcctgtttgaaaaatgcaccaaaaggGTACGCTGTTTGGTGGACCGACAGGGTTGCACTGTGGCAGTGATACCAACGGCACCCTCACTCCTCTGggaggttctctctctctctctctttttttttttttttgtattgagCTGCTAATGCACACACGCATACAGCCTGCTCAGATGAAGGAACTGCAGCAAGTGTCCTGATCTGGCAGAAGAAAGGGACGAGGTGAGCAGCATCGGCTCATGAGTTGCCAGAGGCAACAGATGCAGAGCCGGCTGGAGGCGTGGCTGAGACTGTAGTGCAGCAGACGTTGCACATACTAGCTATCATCACACAGCACTGCTTAGCAAATAGCAATGGCTGCTTGAAGTGCAAATGTTGTGCAgacttttaacctgaagagggcaTCACACAGACATTTTCAGacagaatatttatattttaaataaaatgccaaAATGAATGACTACAGATGtctgcagcaccattagacactcatttatacagtttatctgcaaacaaaagttgatttgggggtgacttgctctttaagaggcaAACTATTTACGACATACACCGCGACTCTGGTCCTGGTTAGCATTTAACTCCCAGACTGTGAATTCAGGTTTGCCATACACTAAGCCACTGGAAAGCACGTCATCTTCCAATATGTCGACATCCTCCCCGTTCTCCATCTCCGATGAGTCGCCCATCTTTCGTCGCTCTACAAAAGTTGCATTTGTGGATCTGGAAACCGTGGCTTCCTCATCAGTCAGGtatttttgtggatttggaacaAAGCCAACATGCATTTATAACGCTAatgtggtgattttgttttttaatctccacagccAGTCTCCTTTGATTGATATAATGAATACGCCCAAGTTTCAGATGAGACAAATGCAAAGAACACTGATCAAGGAGAGGGAGTACAAGGATACTGTGGAGAGGGAGCTAGCCAACATGCTTACACTCGTCGCACAGAGGGGTATCACATTTATCTTCCTATGCAACAGATACTTTTTACTATCTCTCTTCTATTTTGATTCATTTGCTCTTGTAAACAACTTTGTTTCATAATTACTGTTTCCAGAAGGCCTCATCAGTCAGCTGCAATATCGAAACGAGAAGCTTAAAGAAGAGAATGCTAATCAGGAGCATGCTAGCAGAGAGCAGATCAGTGAGCTGGAAACAAAGAATGATATGTAAGAGCTCAAGTTTGCAGTTAAACACCTTTATTAAACCtttaaattacaaaaataaaataaacattttgtctAATTTTCTCTTAGGTTGCGAGTGCGTCTTGATGAAATTTTAATCGAGAATAAAGAGCTGAAGAGTTCATCCGCACTGATGGAGAGGAAAGTAGACGAGCTTGCTGAGGAAAATGGGGCTCTCTCCTCTCGGGTAAGATAACACTGAGGAGATTTTCCCTGTAGGAAATTCAGTGATGACATTTATCTTATGCTCTCAGGGTTTATCTTTGTTTTGGAAATTTGCTTGTAATAAGCACATGGGAACAAtgtctcgccccataatcggaaggttgcaggttcgagccccgctcagtctgtcgctgtcattgtgtccttgggcaagacatttaacccacgttgcctgctggtggtggtcggaaggactggtggcgccagtgctcggcagcctcgcctctgtcagtgcgccccagggcagctgtggctacattgtagctcatccccaccagtgtgtgaatgtgtgtgtgaatgggtgaatgactgattgtgttgtaaagcaccttggggggttccaggactctagaaggcgctatatcaaatacaggtcatttaccattggaGGATGTTGATGATGTAATTTAGGCTCTTGGATGTTAGAATCTTGAAGGGTCTCAGGGATATTTGTCAGGTTTGTATTTGTTCAAATCAGAGAAGCCATATTAATATATTCTTAAATGTCAGCTGATGTTTGGTAAGTGAGAAATTCCAAGAGGGCATCGATGACCAAGAATAGTAACAATGTTAGACATCGGTGAAGAAAAATGAAGCTCTGAAAATAAATGGATGCATAAAGAGTTAACTGCATGGTTTTATTCaagattttaacatgttttaaaatctGGTTGTCAACGTATTGTTGTACTGTTGTATTGTTGTATTTTAGGTGAGAGTGTTGTGTTCACAACTGGCCTCCTGCGAGGAAAAGGTTAACAGAATGACTCAAAGACACTTCTCCATCGAAGAGGATTGGGAAAGCAAATCCAGCCAACTAATCTCAGAACTGAAGGAAGCAACTGCACAGAAAGTAAatgtttagatttttttaaatacattttaaattaaaGGATTTGACTTGATCCAAGTGTTTAATAACTGCCTTTTTTGCCCAGGAGCTCCTGACTGAACAGATTCAAATCCTGCAAGGAAAGATATCCTGTTTAGAGGAAGAAATGAGCAAGGCCACCAAGGAGGAAGAAGGAGAGAATATGGGTCCTGTGATGGAGGTGAACTAGCTAGTCCAAGACTTTATTGAgtagaaaaacagttttctgtgaTGTTTACCAAATGTGTGCTTTTCCAATTTCCAGAGATCTTTGAACACTGAAATTCTCAGCCTGAGGAATGAGCTGGATTGCACACTTTCTTCTCTAAAGGAGGCAGAAATAGAAATTAAAAACTGCAATCTGAAGATGGCGGAGTACCAACAACAAATTAGCACACTACAGCAGCACAACGCTGCTTTTGAACAAGAAATATTTACACTAAAGGAGGAAAATAGAGAGAGCCGAGAGCTTCTTCGTCACACTGAGGAAAGGGTGGCCAGTCTTGAGACTGAGCTAGAGCAAGCAGAAGAGTTACACGAGGAGATCAAAGAAGTGAAGGAACAGGTTGAAAGGCTTCGTTCCTCTCTGAGAGCAGCTGAAGAAAGCTTACGATCCAAGGAAGAGCAGTTTGCAGAGCAGCAGCTACAGAGCTGTCAGCACCTGGAGGCCCTGCAGATTGAGGTGAACCGATTGAAGCAAGAGATCCAGACCAAAGAACATGAAGCTGATCTGTTAAAATCTGACCACTGTAAGGAGACAGAAGTCCTCAGTGAGGAGATCAAAGCTCTTAAAAATCAAGTGCAAAGTTTGATGGAGTCTCTGAAAACTGCCACAGAAGAACGGCAGATTCATGAGAACCTGTTGGCTCAGAAGGACATGGAAATGTCTCAGGTGAAGGACTCGTTTAAAAGTCAGATTGAAACCTCAGAGAAAGAGATCAGAAGACTTGGAGAAGAGATCCAGACCAAGGAGGACCAGCTGGTCTCCCTAAAGAAAGAGAGCTCCTCACATTCTGACGAGCTGCAGCAAGAAATCCAGAATCTGCAACAACAGGTGGTTCTGATGGGGGAATCTCTCAGGACCACTGAGGAAAAGGTTCAGACTCAACTAGCTTTGCTAAACGAGCAGGAGCAGGAGAACGCTCACCAGAAGGAGCTTCTACAGCAACACTTGTCTACTTCTGAAGAGCAGGTAAAGAACCTGAAGAACGAGATCCAGACCAAAGAACAACAGATGACCTTGATACAAAATCAAAGCTCAGAGCAAGCAGAAGAGTTACACCAGGAGATCAAAGAAGTGAAGGAACAGGTTGAAAGTCTTCGTTCCTCTCTGAGAGCAGCTGAAGAAAGCTTACGATCCAAGGAAGAGCAGTTTGCAGAGCAGCAGCTACAGAGCTGTCAGCACCTGGAGGCCCTGCAGATTGAGGTGAACCGATTGAAGCAAGAGATCCAGACCAAAGAACACGAAGCTGATCTGTTAAAATCTGACCACTGTAAGGAGACAGAAGTCCTCAGTGAGGAGATCAAAGCTCTTAAAAATCAAGTACAAAGTTTGACGGAGTCTCTGAAAACTGCCACAGAAGAACGGCAGATTAATGAGAACCTGTTGGCTCAGAAGGACTTGGAAATGTCTCAGGTGAAGGACTCATTTAACAGTAAGATTGAAACCTCAGAGAAAGAGATCAGAAGACTTGGAGAAGAGATCCAGACCAAGGAGGACCAGCTGGTCTCCCTAAAGAAAGAGAGCTCCTCACATTCTGATGAGCTGCAGCAAGAAATCCAGAATCTGCAACAACAGATGGTTCTGATGGGGGAATCTCTCAGGACCACTGAGGAAAAGGTTCAGACTCAACTAGCTTTGCTAAACGAGCAGGAGCAGGAGAACGCTCACCAGAAGGAGCTTCTACAGCAACAGTTGTCTACTTCTGAAGAGCAGGTAAAGAACCTGAAGAACGAGATCCAGACCAAAGAACATGAAGCTGATCTGTTAAAATCTGACCACTGTAAGGAGACAGAAGTCCTCAGTGGGGAGATCAAAGCTCTTAAAAATCAAGTACAAAGTTTGATGGAGTCTCTGAAAACTGCCACAGAAGAACGGCAGATTAAAGAGAACCTGTTGGCTCAGAAGGACTTGGAAATGTCTCAGGTGAAGGACTCATTTAACAGTAAGATTGAAACCTCAGAGCAAGAGATCAGAAGACTTGGAGAAGAGATCCAGACCAAGGAGGACCAGCTGGTCTCCCTAAAGGAAGAGAGCTCCTCACATTCTGACGAGCTGCAGCAAGAAATCCAGAATCTGCAACAACAGGTGGTTCTGATGGGGGAATCTCTCAGGACCACTGAGGAAAAGGTTCAGACTCAACTAGCTTTGCTAAACGAGCAGGAGCAGGAGAACGCTCACCAGAAGGAGCTTCTACAGCAACACTTGTCTACTTCTGAAGAGCAGGTAAAGAACCTGAAAAACGAGATCCAGACCAAAGAACAACAGATGACCTTGATACAAAATCAAAGCTCAGAGCAAGCAGAAGAGTTACACCAGGAGATCAAAGAAGTGAAGGAAGAGGTTGAAAGTCTTCGTTCCTCTCTGAGAGCAGCTGAAGAAAGCTTACGATCCAAGGAAGAGCAGTTTGCAGAGCAGCAGCTACAGAGCTGTCAGCACCTGGAGGCCCTGCAGATTGAGGTGAACCGATTGAAGCAAGAGATCCAGACCAAAGAACATGAAGCTGATCTGTTAAAATCTGATCACTGTAAGGAGACAGAAGTCCTCAGTGAGGAGATCAAAGCTCTTAAAAATCAAGTACACAGTTTGATGGAGTCTCTGAAAACTGCCACAGAAGAACGGCAGATTCATGAGAACCTGTTGGCTCAGAAGGACATGGAAATGTCTCAGGTGAAGGACTCGTTTAAAAGTAAGATCGAAATCTCAGAGCAAGAGATCAGAAGACTTGGAGAAGAGATCCAGACCAAGGAGGACCAGCTGGTCTCCCTAAAGGAAGAGAGCTCCTCACATTCTGACGAGCTGCAGCAAGAAATCAAAACACTTTCTCAAAGACTCAAAGCTAAAGAGCAGGAGTTAGATGACACCCAGCAGGAATCGTCTCAAAAGATGAACTCCTTCGAGCAGCAGCTTCTGTCAGTAAACATGGAGCTGACACAAGTCAAAGAGACGCTAGCAGCAAACCAGAGAATGAAGGAGGCAGTGCAGGAGTTACATGTTTCCTCATTAAAGCAGAAGGAAGTAGTTGTTCAGGAAAAGGAAACACTTTTGGTCAGGATCCACCAGGCTGAGACCGATCGGAAGGCTCTGGAGAAACGGGTCGAAACCCTAATCGCTGAGAAGGACAGGCTTGCTCGAGCCAACGAGGCCATGGAGAGGGAAAACAAAACCTCATGCAAACTGGAATTGGTGCTGCAGAAGGAGCTTGAAATcctaaaaagagagagagagcaacttTTGATGGAAAGAGAAAAGGCTGAAGAAACTGAGTTGGCGATGAGAGACCTGGAGAAACGGCTTGCTGCTAGATCAGAGGCTGCTGAACATTATAAGACTCAGGTTGGTTCAAACACAAATCTAGTCTTGGCCCCAGTTTTAAAACCAGAATTGTGTTCACTCTTGTTTTAAATGGTGTAGTGAGTTTTTTTAACTGATTATTGCAgtgaatgtgtttgtttttccACAGATGGAGAAAGCAGTCAGCCATTATAACAACAAGAAACAGCTTCTTCAGAAAAGTGAGGAGGAAACGGCGGAGCTCAGACGTGCTTTAGAGGTGAAGAACCATGAAGTTAATGCCATCACCATGGACAAAAGACTGCTCCAAGCTGATCTAGACAAGGTCCAGACCAATGAGAAGAAACTTTTGAGTACAGTGGCCAGTTTAGAGACACAGGTTTGTTGtgtatttaaaagaaaaacaagcAATGCCTCTAAGGTTACTGTTAGAATGAAAAAGCTGCTGAATTTCAGTCTCTATGGCAACATTTCTGTCTTTAGTTGGCCTATGCTGACCAGACGCTTCGGGCACAAAATAGGATTCATGGCAGTGAGGCTGGCTCGTCTAAAGAGTCGTTTTACTTGGCGGTTCCCACCATTCGCTCGGGTGTTTCCACCAGATCGCAGATGAAGAGGAGCATGAGTTGTGACAGCCTTGGTGAAAGCTCCCTGGAAGACACTCTGAACTCTACAAGGTAATGTCTGGGTCATCAGGTGTGCTTTTAGTTCAGGTAGCTACACATCAAGACTGAATGATCAAATAAGGaatgacttta
Encoded here:
- the numa1 gene encoding nuclear mitotic apparatus protein 1 isoform X3; translated protein: MSYLGMKALLDWVNSVKLSEEQQQIDSLRDGTVLLKLVYRLKKESTYNISDSVEERFNIISTFLERDCRFCPSKGTTISWDSIQNGRNLNVEISKVLILLLYHDMMSERLTLNMLDSEVEKQLAFITDSFVLESDGMVYLSDHLDQYLVKKRLPYTKPLESTSSSNMSTSSPFSISDESPIFRRSTKVAFVDLETVASSSVSQSPLIDIMNTPKFQMRQMQRTLIKEREYKDTVERELANMLTLVAQREGLISQLQYRNEKLKEENANQEHASREQISELETKNDMLRVRLDEILIENKELKSSSALMERKVDELAEENGALSSRVRVLCSQLASCEEKVNRMTQRHFSIEEDWESKSSQLISELKEATAQKELLTEQIQILQGKISCLEEEMSKATKEEEGENMGPVMERSLNTEILSLRNELDCTLSSLKEAEIEIKNCNLKMAEYQQQISTLQQHNAAFEQEIFTLKEENRESRELLRHTEERVASLETELEQAEELHEEIKEVKEQVERLRSSLRAAEESLRSKEEQFAEQQLQSCQHLEALQIEVNRLKQEIQTKEHEADLLKSDHCKETEVLSEEIKALKNQVQSLMESLKTATEERQIHENLLAQKDMEMSQVKDSFKSQIETSEKEIRRLGEEIQTKEDQLVSLKKESSSHSDELQQEIQNLQQQVVLMGESLRTTEEKVQTQLALLNEQEQENAHQKELLQQHLSTSEEQVKNLKNEIQTKEQQMTLIQNQSSEQAEELHQEIKEVKEQVESLRSSLRAAEESLRSKEEQFAEQQLQSCQHLEALQIEVNRLKQEIQTKEHEADLLKSDHCKETEVLSEEIKALKNQVQSLTESLKTATEERQINENLLAQKDLEMSQVKDSFNSKIETSEKEIRRLGEEIQTKEDQLVSLKKESSSHSDELQQEIQNLQQQMVLMGESLRTTEEKVQTQLALLNEQEQENAHQKELLQQQLSTSEEQVKNLKNEIQTKEHEADLLKSDHCKETEVLSGEIKALKNQVQSLMESLKTATEERQIKENLLAQKDLEMSQVKDSFNSKIETSEQEIRRLGEEIQTKEDQLVSLKEESSSHSDELQQEIQNLQQQVVLMGESLRTTEEKVQTQLALLNEQEQENAHQKELLQQHLSTSEEQVKNLKNEIQTKEQQMTLIQNQSSEQAEELHQEIKEVKEEVESLRSSLRAAEESLRSKEEQFAEQQLQSCQHLEALQIEVNRLKQEIQTKEHEADLLKSDHCKETEVLSEEIKALKNQVHSLMESLKTATEERQIHENLLAQKDMEMSQVKDSFKSKIEISEQEIRRLGEEIQTKEDQLVSLKEESSSHSDELQQEIKTLSQRLKAKEQELDDTQQESSQKMNSFEQQLLSVNMELTQVKETLAANQRMKEAVQELHVSSLKQKEVVVQEKETLLVRIHQAETDRKALEKRVETLIAEKDRLARANEAMERENKTSCKLELVLQKELEILKREREQLLMEREKAEETELAMRDLEKRLAARSEAAEHYKTQMEKAVSHYNNKKQLLQKSEEETAELRRALEVKNHEVNAITMDKRLLQADLDKVQTNEKKLLSTVASLETQLAYADQTLRAQNRIHGSEAGSSKESFYLAVPTIRSGVSTRSQMKRSMSCDSLGESSLEDTLNSTRKLSAPEESSTPLVRSSERLAAKRKGPQSESQESLYFTPINTRQTRRGSLSSDTVLESAQKNPASSAKRRRTTQVVNITMSKKMPGSSEESETLGSGCSVAHSARSLSMEAFDTPHGKSSAASDQLIGLPGYRRSTIHSQTAGTFCVGAENEPDGGPDDWLRIAELQARNKACLPHLKSSYPVEFETRGTGGFVFTDEELRTGDPSDTIRRASMMPGQLQDSLVSHRQSLMFGQAGVGSQAHRMSLMPGQLPSKRPSQKSPRGSKQSSSTLSLPQTSPERKTRTSCFPRPLTPKSKNVSSSHLHAVLTPAERRQSTVFTIENTPKKNNYLKKKLTKLRGSARKSPTARPGSWKSPQSTSKGVKKASQANSRSAKSPGLTESARKMMRRMKV
- the numa1 gene encoding nuclear mitotic apparatus protein 1 isoform X1, whose translation is MSYLGMKALLDWVNSVKLSEEQQQIDSLRDGTVLLKLVYRLKKESTYNISDSVEERFNIISTFLERDCRFCPSKGTTISWDSIQNGRNLNVEISKVLILLLYHDMMSERLTLNMLDSEVEKQLAFITDSFVLESDGMVYLSDHLDQYLVKKRLPYTKPLESTSSSNMSTSSPFSISDESPIFRRSTKVAFVDLETVASSSVSQSPLIDIMNTPKFQMRQMQRTLIKEREYKDTVERELANMLTLVAQREGLISQLQYRNEKLKEENANQEHASREQISELETKNDMLRVRLDEILIENKELKSSSALMERKVDELAEENGALSSRVRVLCSQLASCEEKVNRMTQRHFSIEEDWESKSSQLISELKEATAQKELLTEQIQILQGKISCLEEEMSKATKEEEGENMGPVMERSLNTEILSLRNELDCTLSSLKEAEIEIKNCNLKMAEYQQQISTLQQHNAAFEQEIFTLKEENRESRELLRHTEERVASLETELEQAEELHEEIKEVKEQVERLRSSLRAAEESLRSKEEQFAEQQLQSCQHLEALQIEVNRLKQEIQTKEHEADLLKSDHCKETEVLSEEIKALKNQVQSLMESLKTATEERQIHENLLAQKDMEMSQVKDSFKSQIETSEKEIRRLGEEIQTKEDQLVSLKKESSSHSDELQQEIQNLQQQVVLMGESLRTTEEKVQTQLALLNEQEQENAHQKELLQQHLSTSEEQVKNLKNEIQTKEQQMTLIQNQSSEQAEELHQEIKEVKEQVESLRSSLRAAEESLRSKEEQFAEQQLQSCQHLEALQIEVNRLKQEIQTKEHEADLLKSDHCKETEVLSEEIKALKNQVQSLTESLKTATEERQINENLLAQKDLEMSQVKDSFNSKIETSEKEIRRLGEEIQTKEDQLVSLKKESSSHSDELQQEIQNLQQQMVLMGESLRTTEEKVQTQLALLNEQEQENAHQKELLQQQLSTSEEQVKNLKNEIQTKEHEADLLKSDHCKETEVLSGEIKALKNQVQSLMESLKTATEERQIKENLLAQKDLEMSQVKDSFNSKIETSEQEIRRLGEEIQTKEDQLVSLKEESSSHSDELQQEIQNLQQQVVLMGESLRTTEEKVQTQLALLNEQEQENAHQKELLQQHLSTSEEQVKNLKNEIQTKEQQMTLIQNQSSEQAEELHQEIKEVKEEVESLRSSLRAAEESLRSKEEQFAEQQLQSCQHLEALQIEVNRLKQEIQTKEHEADLLKSDHCKETEVLSEEIKALKNQVHSLMESLKTATEERQIHENLLAQKDMEMSQVKDSFKSKIEISEQEIRRLGEEIQTKEDQLVSLKEESSSHSDELQQEIKTLSQRLKAKEQELDDTQQESSQKMNSFEQQLLSVNMELTQVKETLAANQRMKEAVQELHVSSLKQKEVVVQEKETLLVRIHQAETDRKALEKRVETLIAEKDRLARANEAMERENKTSCKLELVLQKELEILKREREQLLMEREKAEETELAMRDLEKRLAARSEAAEHYKTQMEKAVSHYNNKKQLLQKSEEETAELRRALEVKNHEVNAITMDKRLLQADLDKVQTNEKKLLSTVASLETQLAYADQTLRAQNRIHGSEAGSSKESFYLAVPTIRSGVSTRSQMKRSMSCDSLGESSLEDTLNSTRKLSAPEESSTPLVRSSERLAAKRKGPQSESQESLYFTPINTRQTRRGSLSSDTVLESAQKNPASSAKRRRTTQVVNITMSKKMPGSSEESETLGSGCSVAHSARSLSMEAFDTPHGKSSAASDQLIGLPGYRRSTIHSQTAGTFCVGAENEPDGGPDDWLRIAELQARNKACLPHLKSSYPVEFETRGTGGFVFTDEELRTGDPSDTIRRASMMPGQLQDSLVSHRQSLMFGQAGVGSQAHRMSLMPGQLPSKRPSQKSPRGSKQSSSTLSLPQTSPERKTRTSCFPRPLTPKSKNVSSSHLHAVLTPAERRQSTVFTIENTPKKNNYLKKKLTKLRGSARKSPTARPGSWKSPQSTSKGVKKASQANSRSAKSPGLTESARKKQVSVEHEKLLEVHDDDAQNESLRTAVENA
- the numa1 gene encoding nuclear mitotic apparatus protein 1 isoform X2 translates to MSYLGMKALLDWVNSVKLSEEQQQIDSLRDGTVLLKLVYRLKKESTYNISDSVEERFNIISTFLERDCRFCPSKGTTISWDSIQNGRNLNVEISKVLILLLYHDMMSERLTLNMLDSEVEKQLAFITDSFVLESDGMVYLSDHLDQYLVKKRLPYTKPLESTSSSNMSTSSPFSISDESPIFRRSTKVAFVDLETVASSSVSQSPLIDIMNTPKFQMRQMQRTLIKEREYKDTVERELANMLTLVAQREGLISQLQYRNEKLKEENANQEHASREQISELETKNDMLRVRLDEILIENKELKSSSALMERKVDELAEENGALSSRVRVLCSQLASCEEKVNRMTQRHFSIEEDWESKSSQLISELKEATAQKELLTEQIQILQGKISCLEEEMSKATKEEEGENMGPVMERSLNTEILSLRNELDCTLSSLKEAEIEIKNCNLKMAEYQQQISTLQQHNAAFEQEIFTLKEENRESRELLRHTEERVASLETELEQAEELHEEIKEVKEQVERLRSSLRAAEESLRSKEEQFAEQQLQSCQHLEALQIEVNRLKQEIQTKEHEADLLKSDHCKETEVLSEEIKALKNQVQSLMESLKTATEERQIHENLLAQKDMEMSQVKDSFKSQIETSEKEIRRLGEEIQTKEDQLVSLKKESSSHSDELQQEIQNLQQQVVLMGESLRTTEEKVQTQLALLNEQEQENAHQKELLQQHLSTSEEQVKNLKNEIQTKEQQMTLIQNQSSEQAEELHQEIKEVKEQVESLRSSLRAAEESLRSKEEQFAEQQLQSCQHLEALQIEVNRLKQEIQTKEHEADLLKSDHCKETEVLSEEIKALKNQVQSLTESLKTATEERQINENLLAQKDLEMSQVKDSFNSKIETSEKEIRRLGEEIQTKEDQLVSLKKESSSHSDELQQEIQNLQQQMVLMGESLRTTEEKVQTQLALLNEQEQENAHQKELLQQQLSTSEEQVKNLKNEIQTKEHEADLLKSDHCKETEVLSGEIKALKNQVQSLMESLKTATEERQIKENLLAQKDLEMSQVKDSFNSKIETSEQEIRRLGEEIQTKEDQLVSLKEESSSHSDELQQEIQNLQQQVVLMGESLRTTEEKVQTQLALLNEQEQENAHQKELLQQHLSTSEEQVKNLKNEIQTKEQQMTLIQNQSSEQAEELHQEIKEVKEEVESLRSSLRAAEESLRSKEEQFAEQQLQSCQHLEALQIEVNRLKQEIQTKEHEADLLKSDHCKETEVLSEEIKALKNQVHSLMESLKTATEERQIHENLLAQKDMEMSQVKDSFKSKIEISEQEIRRLGEEIQTKEDQLVSLKEESSSHSDELQQEIKTLSQRLKAKEQELDDTQQESSQKMNSFEQQLLSVNMELTQVKETLAANQRMKEAVQELHVSSLKQKEVVVQEKETLLVRIHQAETDRKALEKRVETLIAEKDRLARANEAMERENKTSCKLELVLQKELEILKREREQLLMEREKAEETELAMRDLEKRLAARSEAAEHYKTQMEKAVSHYNNKKQLLQKSEEETAELRRALEVKNHEVNAITMDKRLLQADLDKVQTNEKKLLSTVASLETQLAYADQTLRAQNRIHGSEAGSSKESFYLAVPTIRSGVSTRSQMKRSMSCDSLGESSLEDTLNSTRKLSAPEESSTPLVRSSERLAAKRKGPQSESQESLYFTPINTRQTRRGSLSSDTVLESAQKNPASSAKRRRTTQVVNITMSKKMPGSSEESETLGSGCSVAHSARSLSMEAFDTPHGKSSAASDQLIGLPGYRRSTIHSQTAGTFCVGAENEPDGGPDDWLRIAELQARNKACLPHLKSSYPVEFETRGTGGFVFTDEELRTGDPSDTIRRASMMPGQLQDSLVSHRQSLMFGQAGVGSQAHRMSLMPGQLPSKRPSQKSPRGSKQSSSTLSLPQTSPERKTRTSCFPRPLTPKSKNVSSSHLHAVLTPAERRQSTVFTIENTPKKNNYLKKKLTKLRGSARKSPTARPGSWKSPQSTSKGVKKASQANSRSAKSPGLTESARKVSVEHEKLLEVHDDDAQNESLRTAVENA